From the genome of Treponema peruense:
AAAGGATATGGGAACAGGAAAAGAGCAGCATATTCAGATTCAGAGCTCATCAGGCTTGAGTGAAGACGAAATCAACCGCATGGTTAAGGATGCCGAAGCCAATGCCGAGTCTGACAAGAAAAAGCGCGAAGCTGTAGATGCAAAGAATGAGGCTGACAGCCTTGTTTATTCTACCGAAAAGACACTCAAGGATTTGGGTGACAAGGTTTCGGCAGGAGACAAGAGCAATATTGAGTCTGCACTTAATGAACTTAAAGAAGCACTCAAGGGTGATGATACAGAGAACATTAAGAAGAAGACAGAGAATCTTAAGCAGGCTTCTTACAAGATAGCAGAGGAAGTTTACAAAGCCCAGGCTGCTGCACAGCAGGCAGGTGCTGGAGCCCAGACAGGAGCTTCTGCCGGTGCTGACACTGGTGCCGGAGCTTCTTCAAATGCCGGCCCGTCAGGTTTTGACAAAGGCAAGGCTGACGATGTCGAGTATGAAGTTCACGATGACAAATAAATAACGTCATGTAAAGTTAGCCTCCGTCGTTGTGACGGAGGCTATTTTTTGATATAATCAGACGTAATTTAATTTCAGGAATAAAAAAATGGCTGCAAAACGTGACTATTATGAAGTTTTGGGCGTAGATAAAAGCGCTGACAAAGATACAATAAAAAAAGCTTACAGAAAACTTGCCGTAAAGTACCATCCGGACAGAAACCCGGGCAACAAAGAGGCCGAAGAAAAATTCAAGGAAGCAACAGAAGCTTATGAAGTTTTAAGCGACGAGCAGAAAAGGCCCATTTATGACCAGTACGGATTTGCCGGTCTTGACGGAATGGGAGGCGGTTCGCAGGGGTACAGCCATGCAGCCCAGGATTTCAGCGATCTGTTCGGCGGTATGGGCGGATTCAGTGATATCTTTGAGAATCTGTTTGGCGGCGGTTTCGGAGGCGGACGTTCTTCTTCCAGAGATTCAAACAGCGGTGCCAGTCTGCGTTATGATCTGGAACTCGACTTTAAGGAAGCGGTATTCGGATGCAAAAAGGAAATTACTTTCAGACATGACGAGCCCTGTCCTGAATGCCACGGTACCGGCGGTGCTGCAGGTTCAAGCAGGAAGACTTGTCCTACATGCCAGGGAATGGGCCAGGTCAGACGCTCTACGGGATTCTTTTCTGTTCAGCAGACATGTCCTGCCTGTAACGGAAAGGGCACTGTAATAGACCATCCGTGTCCGTCATGCAGGGGAGCAGGTGTTTACTCAAAGCATAAGGTTATGACTGTTACAATTCCTGCCGGTGTAGACAACGGAAAACGCATTACTATTCCGCATATGGGAAATGCTGGCGTTAACGGTGGTTCTACCGGAGACCTTATTATTGTAATAAATGTGCGCTCTGACAGATGCTTTGAACGGTCTGGAAACGATTTGTACTGTGCTGTTCCAATAACTATTTCACAGGCAGCCCTTGGTGCAGACATAAGCATCCGTACACTGGACGACAGAACTGTGGTTCTCAAGATTCCTTCAGGTACGACACAGGGCAAACTTTTAAGAATAAAAGGTGAAGGAGTTCCTTTTACCGGAACTACACGTAAAGGTGACCTTTATGTAAAAATTATGGTCGAACTTCCCACAAAACTTACAAGGGAACAGGCGGCAGTAATGCAGGAGTATGCAAGACTTGAAAATGCTACTACTTCTCCTGCACTGATTCCGCTTGAATCGCTCAGATAGTAAAAAAATTAGAGATACCCTATACAAAGACCTGGTTTCATTTTGCAGACCAGGCCTTTTTTTATGCTTTTTGAGTTGTGATAAACTTAACTACTAAAAAAAATCACCGTTTTTGTCGATAATATGATATAATAGTATAAGGTGTTTAAATTCTACCTGCTGAAATTCAAATTTGAGGTGCTAAATGTATAGGACAAGAAAACGTGTCGCCATTATACTGTCTACCGTGGCTCTTTTGATTATTTTGATTTTGTCTACGGTCAGTCTTGTTCCGGCAGCCCGCGAAAAAAATAAAGATGCTATGCCATTCGTTTTGGGAACAGCTTCGGCTTTGTTCTGTCTGGCAAGTGTTGTTATCTACAAAATAAGGTCCGAAATTTCCGACCGTGTAGATAAAAAAATAATGTACACCGGTGAAACGGCTCTTCTTACCGAATTTATTGAAAAACTGCGCTTCTGCTATTCTCTGGATGATTTTTACGATGCAATAGCTTCTGTTCTGGAGATACGCGGTGACTGTTCTGTACTTTATGTAGATAAAATCAAGAATTATGTTTTATATAACAGCCCCAGCAGGCTTTCTTGTTCTCCCGAAGTAATGAATACCCTTCAGCTTAATTATAATGCCGAATGGAAAAAAGGAATTTTCTATATAGGTGACAATTACGGAATCGTATCTGACTCTTCGCAGGCAAGAGGATTTTTTCTTTCAAATGCTTCGCACCATCTTTATGTATTCTGCCGCTATACAAAACTTTTTGACTTTGAAGTTTTTAAAAAGCTTTTTGAAGAATTCTGTCGCTTTCAGAGCAGAACCCAGACAATCAGCAATCTTTCAGAAATAAGCGCCCTTTCAAAGGAATGGAAGCAGCTTGCCGACACACAGCGCTCGTTTCTTCCGCCTGTAATGCCTCAAATAGACGGACTTTCTGTAGCTGCATACTTCAGGCCTTTGGTAAACGTTTCGGGCGACTATTACACGGTTCTTCCTATTTCAAAGACAAAAACCCTTCTTATGCTTGGAGACGTTTCTGGAAAAGGTCTTGCGGCTGCCCTGGTTATGGGTCTTGTTATGAATACCGTCAAGATTCTTGAAAACAAGGATAATCTTCCTGGAATGATTAAGGCTGTTGACAAAGCAATTAAGGGAATGAAACTTCAGGATAAGTATACTGTTCTTTTTCTGGGAATTGTAGATACAGAGAAAATGACAATCCGCTATGTTAACGCATCCATGTCTGACCCTCTGATTATTACGCGTTCTCCTGACGGATACAGAATAAAACCGCTGACTTCAAACTGTTCTCTTGTTGGAATTATTGATTTGCCCGAAGTGGAAGTCGCAGAGCAGCGGTTGTTCAGAGGAGATGTTATTCTTATGGCATCTGACGGTGTTTCAGAAGTAATGGATGATAGCGGTGAAGAACTTGGAAATACAAAGCTTTATCAGAATACAATCAAGGCAAGTGCAGTAAAAAGCCCCAAGGAATTTATAGACGATGTCGTTAACCTTGTAATGACATATAACGGCGGAAAAAAACTTCGCGATGATGTTACAATGATGGTCGCAAAGGTCGAGAGGTAATTTATGTTTTTTATTATCGTAAATATAGTTTTGTGTGCGGTTATGGTTGCCACTTCGTTTTCGATAGACCGTCACGGAAGAGTCAGCAACAATAATAATTCGCTTGTAAATATTATTTTGGTTCTTGCATCTCTTTTTGCCCTTATGGCATGTGATGTTGCTCTGTGTCTGTGGGGACCAAAGCAACTTTCACTTCTGTTGGGAAGATTTACGTATGTGGTTATGGGCTGGTTCTGCGTTTCTGTATGCAATTACATGATGGTTTTCCCGAACTACAATAAGAGCAGACTTCTTTCATTTACAAGATGGGTTTTCTATCTGCTTGCAGTTTATATAATCTTTTTTGCTCCGGGCGGATTTAAGAATATAGGCATAACACCCGTAGGCGCATTTTACATTGAGTCTGACTATATTTTCAAAACCGGAACATTCTCATCTTTGTTCCGTTTAAGATGGCTTGATTTGTATAAGATTTTTTATGTATTTGTAATTCCTGGCTTTACAATGCTTATGATTCTTGTGCGTTCTGAAAATGCAAAGAATAAACTTACGCGCCAAGATCTGGTTATGAATGCGTCTGGAATTATATGCATGTGGGCGCTGCAGCTTTTTATAAATTATTCAGAGACATTTCAGTTTATGGCCCCGGCACTTTATGTTGCAGGCTTTATGCCACTTGTTCTGATGCTTATTCATACAAGCCGCAATGAAGAAATCTGGGATGCAAAAACAGCAGTCCGCGGAATAATGCGCTTTGTTCTAAGGTATCTTATTCCGTCTGCTGTCTGCGGATTTGCATTTTACATAATCTGGCGCACGGTAAAAAATAATACTCTTCTTGAGTACGGCCTTTATTTTGCTGTTGTTTTCATGGTTTTTGCCCTCTGGATTTTCCTCAGAAAAACTTTCCACAACAAGGACTTTTTGAGAGACAACCGCTATGCTGCAAACTTTGAAAATGAAATTACTTCCATAGACTTTGACAAGGAACCTGTTGAAATTACAAACAGGGTATTCGAGATTTTCAAAAAGAATGTAGATACAACTTCAATGCGCATTCTTCTTGATTCCGGAAACGGATACCTTGATACAATTTATGCTTCTGACAACGAAAAGATTTCTGTTTCGGTAGATTCCATGACTTTTGATACTCTTCTTAATCTTCATCATCAGATTGTGTTCAGGGAATATGCCGAACGCAACACGACAGTTTCGGGAATAAGGGCTTCACTTCTTGAACTACTGGACAAAACCAATTCTGATGCATTTATTCTTCTTAATGAAGGACGCCAGATTTTAGGTCTTATTTTACTTGGAAAGAAGGCAAGTGGAAACGTCTATTCTGAATATGATTATACAACCTTCAACAAATTCTACTCAAATCTTTTTGTTATCGGATATTATGTAAAAAACATCATGAATGAAGCGGTTGTCGGTACAGTTAACCGCGAAATCAGAATGTCGGGACAGATAATCACTTCAATCCAGGAAAACATGGATCTTATCAAAAATCCAAAAATTGATGTTGGTTACATAATGGTTCCTGCGCATAACATTGGTGGTGAATTCGTAGATATGATCCGCCTTACCGACACAAGACATATTTTTATCATAGGTGCCCTGAGCGGAAAAGGTATTGCGGCTTCCATGAACATGGTTATTCTTAAGTCAATTATCAGAACCTTCCTTGCTGAGACTACGGACTTCAAGCTTCTTGTAGAAAAAGTCAATTCGTTTATCAGGGAAAGTCTTCCGAAGGGAACGTTCTTTTCGGGAACATTCGGTCTTCTTGACTTTAACACAGACACTCTTTACTACATCAACTGCGGAAGCCCTGCCTTGTTCCTTTACACGCGTGCTTACAATAACGTAATTGAAATTCAGGGTGAGGGAAGAATCCTTGGTTTTGCAAAAGACATAGGACATCTTGTAAAAGTAAAGAAAGTCAAGCTTGCACAGGGTGATATTGTTATGGCCTGTACAGACGGAATAATTGAAACCCGTTCTCTTCGCGGTGAAGTTTACGGCAAGTCCAGGGCACAGTCAGGACTTATGGAAAATTCAGGTTACCCAGCTTCAAAGATGGCCCAGTTCTCTTATGATTCTTTGGTTGAATTTACATCAAAGGAGCTTGAAGACGATATTACAGTTCTTATATTGAAATATCTTGGAGGAAAATAATGGATCAGTTGACAATTCGTGAAAAAGTCGGTGCAAATTATATTCTTCTTGAACTTTCAGGCGCGGTAAATGCATATACAATAAGTGAATTTCAGGAAAAAGTTTATTCTTACATCCCTGATTCAAATGTCGTTATTGATATGGCACAGGTTATCCAGCTTGATTCTTCGGGAATTGGTGTTGTAATTGCA
Proteins encoded in this window:
- the dnaJ gene encoding molecular chaperone DnaJ; protein product: MAAKRDYYEVLGVDKSADKDTIKKAYRKLAVKYHPDRNPGNKEAEEKFKEATEAYEVLSDEQKRPIYDQYGFAGLDGMGGGSQGYSHAAQDFSDLFGGMGGFSDIFENLFGGGFGGGRSSSRDSNSGASLRYDLELDFKEAVFGCKKEITFRHDEPCPECHGTGGAAGSSRKTCPTCQGMGQVRRSTGFFSVQQTCPACNGKGTVIDHPCPSCRGAGVYSKHKVMTVTIPAGVDNGKRITIPHMGNAGVNGGSTGDLIIVINVRSDRCFERSGNDLYCAVPITISQAALGADISIRTLDDRTVVLKIPSGTTQGKLLRIKGEGVPFTGTTRKGDLYVKIMVELPTKLTREQAAVMQEYARLENATTSPALIPLESLR
- a CDS encoding PP2C family protein-serine/threonine phosphatase translates to MYRTRKRVAIILSTVALLIILILSTVSLVPAAREKNKDAMPFVLGTASALFCLASVVIYKIRSEISDRVDKKIMYTGETALLTEFIEKLRFCYSLDDFYDAIASVLEIRGDCSVLYVDKIKNYVLYNSPSRLSCSPEVMNTLQLNYNAEWKKGIFYIGDNYGIVSDSSQARGFFLSNASHHLYVFCRYTKLFDFEVFKKLFEEFCRFQSRTQTISNLSEISALSKEWKQLADTQRSFLPPVMPQIDGLSVAAYFRPLVNVSGDYYTVLPISKTKTLLMLGDVSGKGLAAALVMGLVMNTVKILENKDNLPGMIKAVDKAIKGMKLQDKYTVLFLGIVDTEKMTIRYVNASMSDPLIITRSPDGYRIKPLTSNCSLVGIIDLPEVEVAEQRLFRGDVILMASDGVSEVMDDSGEELGNTKLYQNTIKASAVKSPKEFIDDVVNLVMTYNGGKKLRDDVTMMVAKVER
- a CDS encoding PP2C family protein-serine/threonine phosphatase; translation: MFFIIVNIVLCAVMVATSFSIDRHGRVSNNNNSLVNIILVLASLFALMACDVALCLWGPKQLSLLLGRFTYVVMGWFCVSVCNYMMVFPNYNKSRLLSFTRWVFYLLAVYIIFFAPGGFKNIGITPVGAFYIESDYIFKTGTFSSLFRLRWLDLYKIFYVFVIPGFTMLMILVRSENAKNKLTRQDLVMNASGIICMWALQLFINYSETFQFMAPALYVAGFMPLVLMLIHTSRNEEIWDAKTAVRGIMRFVLRYLIPSAVCGFAFYIIWRTVKNNTLLEYGLYFAVVFMVFALWIFLRKTFHNKDFLRDNRYAANFENEITSIDFDKEPVEITNRVFEIFKKNVDTTSMRILLDSGNGYLDTIYASDNEKISVSVDSMTFDTLLNLHHQIVFREYAERNTTVSGIRASLLELLDKTNSDAFILLNEGRQILGLILLGKKASGNVYSEYDYTTFNKFYSNLFVIGYYVKNIMNEAVVGTVNREIRMSGQIITSIQENMDLIKNPKIDVGYIMVPAHNIGGEFVDMIRLTDTRHIFIIGALSGKGIAASMNMVILKSIIRTFLAETTDFKLLVEKVNSFIRESLPKGTFFSGTFGLLDFNTDTLYYINCGSPALFLYTRAYNNVIEIQGEGRILGFAKDIGHLVKVKKVKLAQGDIVMACTDGIIETRSLRGEVYGKSRAQSGLMENSGYPASKMAQFSYDSLVEFTSKELEDDITVLILKYLGGK
- a CDS encoding STAS domain-containing protein codes for the protein MDQLTIREKVGANYILLELSGAVNAYTISEFQEKVYSYIPDSNVVIDMAQVIQLDSSGIGVVIAGHNDGEKFGTKLFIMNPSDAARHSLERTGFLDTFNIIHSVTEVADAS